Proteins encoded within one genomic window of Gloeobacter kilaueensis JS1:
- a CDS encoding efflux RND transporter permease subunit, whose translation MRWNISAWSIRNPVPTFVLFLLLTVSGVAAFLTLGIAADPDIDVPAVSVTVTQLGAAPKELETQVTRKVEDAVASLGNIKHISSTVVDGSSTTRIEFILGTSTDRAVNDVRDAVTKIRASLPQAIDQPVVRRIDEVGGPILGYTVSSKQRTAAQLSWLVDNQISRAVLSIPGVSRVSRFGGVSREVRVLLDPQRLQALGIGADQVHAQIRALNIDLPGGRGELGTSEQVIRTLGSAPTVEKLASAMIALPDRRYARLDTLGRVIDGTGEQRQLAYLDGKPGVAFEVARSVGSNLVGVETAIAKKVEQLRRTLPSDIHIDLTWTLGDYVRESYSASIEALLLGAALAVVVIWVFLRDWRSTFIAALAMPLSAIPAFAVMRSLNFTLNSMTLLALALVVGILVDDAIVEIENIVRHIGMGKPPFQAALDAADEIGLAVVATTMTIVAVFVPVAFMGGIQGQFYRQFGITVAAAVLFSLLVARMATPLMAAYLLVPLPDRTERSWLMRFYERCLGWALDRRLVAVLLAAIFFAGSLVLFQAIPTALIGSFDDGQSTLNIELPPGTTFKSTRRAVEAVNHILLAQPEVEKLESDMGSWENDNRVNQANFYVTFKPRSERKSKQQFEADIRKALIEIPGIRFAFAGTGWDTSKALQVVLKGDDSAALEREAALLTDQMRSLSGLTDISSSAAIRRPEIQVRPRFDRAAELGVSVQSIARTALVATLGDSDANLARFNLPGRQIYIRVQLDPAFRSNLETIRNLQVATASGSLIPLKAVADIEMTSGTAQIDRYDRSRQVTVGANLLPGTELGPAVARVLALPALRNLPPGVRAQLKGDAENQKDVFENFGGAMAAAVLLIYAVLVLLFGGFLQPLTIMMSLPLSLGGVVLGLLAFGKALGLYALIGILMLMGLVTKNAILLVEYALLARREGMSRRDALTNAGRSRLRPILMTTVAMIAGMLPIALGWGAGAEVRSPMAVAVIGGLMTSTLLTLIVVPVVFTLVDDLQLVLARLFARLQPTRPAVSAPTQQE comes from the coding sequence ATGCGCTGGAATATTTCCGCCTGGTCGATTCGCAACCCGGTACCGACGTTTGTGCTGTTTTTGCTGCTCACCGTGAGCGGTGTCGCAGCCTTTTTGACCCTTGGCATCGCGGCGGATCCGGACATCGATGTACCCGCCGTCTCGGTGACGGTTACCCAGCTTGGGGCCGCTCCCAAAGAACTGGAGACCCAGGTGACGCGCAAGGTAGAAGATGCGGTGGCAAGCCTGGGCAACATCAAGCACATCAGCTCGACGGTGGTCGATGGCTCTTCGACGACGCGCATCGAATTTATCCTGGGCACCAGCACCGACCGGGCCGTAAACGACGTGCGCGATGCGGTGACCAAGATCCGCGCCTCGCTGCCCCAGGCGATCGACCAGCCGGTGGTGCGGCGCATCGACGAAGTGGGCGGACCGATTCTCGGTTACACGGTTTCCTCGAAGCAGCGCACCGCTGCTCAATTGAGCTGGCTGGTCGATAACCAGATCTCCCGCGCCGTGCTCTCGATTCCCGGCGTCTCGCGGGTGTCGCGCTTTGGTGGGGTGAGCCGCGAGGTGCGGGTTCTGCTCGATCCCCAGAGACTCCAGGCGCTTGGGATCGGCGCAGATCAGGTCCATGCTCAGATCCGTGCGCTCAATATCGATCTGCCGGGGGGCCGGGGGGAACTGGGCACAAGCGAGCAGGTGATCCGCACCCTGGGCAGCGCTCCCACGGTCGAAAAATTGGCCAGTGCGATGATCGCCTTGCCGGACAGGCGCTACGCCCGGCTCGATACCCTGGGCCGGGTGATCGATGGCACCGGTGAACAGCGCCAGCTCGCCTACCTCGACGGCAAACCGGGCGTCGCCTTCGAGGTCGCCCGCTCGGTGGGAAGCAACCTGGTAGGTGTTGAGACAGCAATCGCCAAAAAAGTCGAGCAGTTGCGCCGCACGCTGCCCTCCGACATTCACATCGACCTGACCTGGACGCTCGGAGACTACGTGCGCGAATCCTACAGCGCGTCGATCGAGGCACTGCTCCTCGGGGCGGCGCTGGCGGTGGTGGTGATCTGGGTATTCCTGCGCGACTGGCGATCGACTTTTATCGCTGCTCTAGCGATGCCGCTATCGGCGATTCCTGCCTTTGCGGTGATGAGGAGCCTCAACTTTACGCTCAACAGCATGACGCTGCTGGCGCTGGCGCTGGTGGTGGGGATTCTCGTAGACGATGCGATCGTCGAGATCGAAAATATCGTCCGCCACATCGGCATGGGCAAGCCGCCTTTCCAGGCCGCCCTCGACGCTGCCGATGAGATTGGCCTCGCAGTCGTGGCAACCACGATGACGATCGTGGCCGTCTTTGTGCCGGTGGCGTTTATGGGCGGCATCCAGGGCCAGTTCTACCGCCAGTTCGGGATCACCGTCGCAGCGGCGGTGCTCTTCTCGCTCCTGGTGGCGCGCATGGCGACGCCCCTGATGGCCGCCTATCTGCTGGTGCCACTGCCGGACAGGACAGAGCGCTCGTGGCTCATGCGCTTCTACGAGCGCTGTCTGGGCTGGGCCCTCGATCGGCGGCTGGTTGCCGTCTTGCTCGCGGCGATTTTTTTTGCCGGGAGCCTGGTGCTGTTTCAGGCGATTCCGACCGCCTTGATCGGGTCGTTCGACGATGGCCAGAGCACCCTCAACATCGAACTGCCCCCCGGTACGACCTTCAAGAGCACCCGCCGGGCCGTCGAAGCGGTCAACCACATTCTGCTGGCCCAGCCGGAAGTAGAAAAGCTCGAATCGGATATGGGCAGTTGGGAGAACGACAACCGGGTGAACCAGGCCAATTTTTATGTCACCTTCAAACCGCGCAGTGAGCGCAAATCCAAGCAGCAGTTCGAGGCCGACATCAGAAAGGCGCTCATCGAGATTCCCGGCATCCGGTTTGCCTTCGCCGGAACCGGCTGGGACACCAGCAAGGCATTGCAGGTTGTGCTAAAAGGCGACGATTCCGCTGCCCTCGAGCGCGAAGCGGCCCTGCTCACAGACCAGATGCGCTCGCTTTCTGGCCTCACCGACATCAGCTCCAGCGCCGCCATCCGCCGCCCCGAGATCCAGGTGCGCCCGCGCTTTGACCGGGCCGCCGAACTGGGCGTCTCGGTGCAGTCGATCGCCCGCACCGCCCTGGTCGCCACCCTGGGCGACAGCGACGCCAACCTGGCCCGCTTCAATCTGCCAGGCCGCCAGATCTACATCCGCGTCCAGCTCGACCCGGCCTTCCGCTCCAACCTTGAGACGATCCGCAACCTGCAGGTGGCGACAGCCAGCGGCAGTCTGATTCCGCTCAAGGCCGTCGCCGACATCGAGATGACCAGTGGCACCGCCCAGATCGACCGCTACGACCGCTCCCGGCAGGTGACGGTCGGTGCGAATCTTTTGCCTGGAACAGAACTGGGACCGGCGGTGGCGCGGGTACTGGCCTTGCCGGCACTGCGCAACCTGCCTCCGGGGGTGCGCGCCCAGCTCAAAGGCGACGCCGAAAACCAGAAGGATGTCTTCGAGAACTTCGGCGGAGCGATGGCGGCGGCGGTGCTACTCATCTACGCGGTGCTGGTGCTGCTTTTTGGCGGCTTTTTGCAGCCGCTCACGATCATGATGTCGCTGCCCCTGTCGCTGGGGGGCGTCGTGCTCGGATTGCTCGCCTTCGGCAAAGCTCTGGGCCTCTACGCCCTGATTGGCATCCTCATGCTCATGGGCCTCGTCACCAAAAACGCGATCTTGCTCGTCGAGTACGCCCTGCTCGCCCGCCGGGAGGGTATGTCCCGCCGCGATGCCCTCACGAACGCCGGTCGCTCCCGGTTGCGACCGATCTTGATGACCACCGTCGCTATGATTGCCGGGATGCTGCCGATTGCCCTGGGCTGGGGAGCCGGAGCCGAGGTGCGTTCTCCGATGGCTGTGGCCGTGATCGGCGGCCTGATGACCTCGACCCTGCTCACCTTGATCGTCGTGCCGGTGGTCTTTACCCTGGTAGACGATTTGCAATTGGTTCTGGCTCGCCTGTTCGCCCGCCTGCAACCAACCCGGCCAGCCGTCTCTGCCCCCACCCAGCAGGAGTGA